In a single window of the Raphanus sativus cultivar WK10039 chromosome 9, ASM80110v3, whole genome shotgun sequence genome:
- the LOC108827089 gene encoding putative cysteine-rich receptor-like protein kinase 39 isoform X1, with the protein MRKVCDVILFSCFLLLVTSVGVEAACDGSLFAVNSTYSENLNSLFSSLASNVTANGGFYNTSTGEGSNKVYGLALCGRGYPKQACVNCVEQAIQESQQRCPNRMKSFRWTTRDSDNASCLVRYANHSVSAKLELFPPTLSDNPLIIEEPKSLKLFRREWEALTNLTMQSATSAPENSSVVLKFYSVVRAEFTEFPNVYMMMQCTPDILSSECNKCLSQCVLNFQNNNWGSQGGAGRLPSCYFRWDLYPICGSSENMTRVSMVSRASTLPQGDTVLQPGNVKKGKGIRNGTIAIIVVPTVINLFVFVGLFIIFDQRRKAYNKNINECFDSDGQSKLRFSIGMILSATNDFSPENKLGQGGFGTVYKGILPNGQEIAVKRLVSGSGQGDTEFKNEVSLLTRLQHKNLVKLLGFCHEGDEEILVYELVPNSSLDHYIFDEEKRSLLTWEVRFKIIEGVARGILYLHEDSQLKIIHRDLKASNILLDAEMNPKVADFGTARLFEEDETRAETRRIAGTRGYMAPEYLNHGQISAKSDVFSFGVMLLEMISGQRNNSFEGEGLAAFTWKRWVEGKPEIVIDPLLMRNPRDEIIRLIQIGLLCVQENAAKRPTMSSVVVWLGSETIIIPLPRAPAFIRDQSQSENSKMSMNNDIFTDLSCR; encoded by the exons ATGAGAAAAGTATGTGATGTAATTCTTTTCTCTTGCTTTCTTCTCCTTGTAACTTCTGTAGGCGTTGAAGCAGCTTGTGATGGCAGTTTATTCGCCGTTAACAGCACTTACAGCGAAAACCTTaactctcttttctcttctcttgcAAGTAACGTCACCGCTAACGGCGGCTTCTACAACACTTCAACCGGAGAAGGCTCCAACAAAGTTTACGGTCTTGCCCTTTGTGGACGAGGCTACCCGAAGCAAGCTTGTGTAAACTGCGTGGAGCAAGCGATTCAAGAATCACAACAAAGATGTCCAAATCGAATGAAATCTTTCAGGTGGACCACTAGAGACAGTGACAATGCTTCTTGTCTCGTACGGTACGCTAATCACTCTGTTTCTGCGAAACTCGAGCTTTTCCCACCTACTTTGTCAGATAATCCGTTAATTATAGAGGAACCTAAGAGCCTTAAGCTTTTTCGACGAGAATGGGAAGCACTGACTAACCTAACAATGCAGTCTGCTACTTCAGCTCCTGAAAATTCATCAGTTGTGCTTAAGTTCTATAGCGTCGTAAGAGCAGAGTTCACAGAATTTCCAAATGTTTACATGATGATGCAATGCACTCCTGACATTTTATCTAGTGAATGCAACAAATGTCTTAGCCAGTGTGTGTTGAACTTTCAAAACAATAACTGGGGAAGTCAGGGCGGTGCAGGACGGCTTCCCAGCTGTTATTTCCGGTGGGATCTTTATCCTATCTgtggatcttctgagaatatgACAAGAGTTTCTATGGTTAGTCGTGCTTCAACTCTTCCTCAAGGAGATACTGTCTTACAACCTGGAAATGTCAAGAAAG GAAAAGGGATTCGGAATGGAACTATCGCGATAATTGTGGTTCCTACGGTTATTAACCTCTTTGTATTTGTTGGTCTTTTCATCATCTTTGATCAGAGGAGAAAGGCCTATAACAAAAACATCAACG AATGCTTTGATTCAGATGGACAATCAAAGTTGCGGTTTAGTATTGGCATGATACTCTCTGCAACCAATGACTTTTCACCTGAAAATAAGCTTGGTCAAGGTGGATTTGGTACTGTCtacaag GGGATTTTACCAAACGGGCAAGAGATAGCGGTGAAGAGATTAGTAAGTGGTTCAGGACAAGGAGATACAGAGTTTAAGAATGAGGTCTCGCTCTTGACAAGACTCCAACATAAGAACTTGGTTAAGCTTCTTGGGTTCTGTCatgaaggagatgaagagaTTCTTGTTTACGAGCTTGTGCCCAATTCTAGTCTTGATCATTATATCTTTG ATGAAGAGAAGCGTTCGCTTCTTACATGGGAGGTGAGGTTCAAGATTATAGAAGGTGTTGCGCGAGGTATTCTTTATCTCCATGAAGATTCTCAGCTGAAGATTATTCACCGAGACTTGAAGGCAAGCAACATCCTTTTAGATGCAGAGATGAACCCTAAAGTTGCAGATTTCGGGACAGCAAGGTTGTTCGAAGAAGATGAAACTCGAGCTGAAACAAGACGGATAGCTGGAACACG TGGATATATGGCTCCAGAATACTTGAATCACGGGCAAATCTCCGCTAAATCCGACGTTTTCAGCTTTGGTGTTATGCTTCTAGAGATGATTAGTGGTCAAAGAAACAATAGCTTCGAAGGAGAAGGACTTGCAGCGTTT ACGTGGAAGAGATGGGTTGAAGGAAAGCCTGAGATTGTAATTGATCCTTTACTGATGAGAAATCCGAGAGACGAAATCATCAGGTTGATCCAGATTGGTTTATTGTGCGTCCAAGAGAATGCGGCAAAGAGACCAACCATGAGCTCTGTAGTAGTTTGGCTTGGCAGTGAGACTATCATCATTCCTTTACCTAGGGCTCCTGCTTTCATTAGGGATCAATCCCAATCTGAAAATAGTAAAATGTCAATGAACAATGACATCTTCACAGACTTGAGTTGTCGTTGA
- the LOC108826149 gene encoding putative cysteine-rich receptor-like protein kinase 39, with protein sequence MVKCSSLITALTSFLLLVLQDLEKVHALGCYGSLLNGNRTYFQNRYSLFSTLASKVVANGGFYNASLGKNPNRVHALVLCARGYEQQACISCVEKVTQEIQSGCSNQMNSFNWDNDDGDHVSCLVRSSNQSTFKNFQLVPAVIYPSPLSIEPSKDLTLFSKQWEAMVNRTVQAAMEAETSSILKYYSAVEAEFTEFPSVYMLMQCTPDITSQECKICLEKSGTYFKKQFWGRQGGEVSRPSCVFRWDLYAFHGAFDNITRVPLLPGGQTQSQAHPPSKESSIKDKKGRSIGNGGIVSIVVPALVNMLVFVGLIKLYARRRQFNNIINGNVGTAEYSDGQLMLRFDLGMILMATNGFSSENTLGQGGFGTVYKGTLPNGQEIAVKRLTKGSGQGDMEFKNEVSLLTRLQHKNLVKLLGFCNEGDEEVLVYEFVPNSSLDHFIFDEEKRSFLTWEVRCKIIEGIARGLLYLHEDSQLKIIHRDLKASNILLDAEMNPKVADFGTARLFHTDETRAETRRIAGTRGYMAPEYVNHGQISAKSDVYSFGVMLLEMVSGKRNKSFEGEGVAAFAWKRWVEGRPEIIIDPFLVENPSNEIIKLIKIGLLCVQENATKRPTMSLVIVWLGSESPITIPLPTVSAFTSNQSQSEDGMMSMSNAFTELSFR encoded by the exons ATGGTGAAATGTTCTTCTTTGATTACCGCTCTcacttcttttcttcttcttgtccttcAAGACCTCGAAAAAGTTCACGCCCTCGGGTGTTATGGAAGCCTCTTAAACGGTAACAGAACCTACTTTCAGAATCGTTACAGTCTCTTCTCTACCCTTGCTTCAAAGGTCGTCGCCAACGGTGGATTCTACAACGCCTCACTCGGCAAGAATCCCAACAGAGTTCACGCTCTTGTCCTCTGCGCAAGAGGCTACGAGCAACAAGCTTGTATCAGTTGTGTCGAAAAAGTGACTCAGGAGATACAATCCGGTTGCTCAAACCAAATGAATTCGTTCAATTGGGACAATGACGATGGAGACCATGTTTCTTGTCTTGTACGTTCCTCAAACCAGTCAACTTTCAAGAACTTCCAGCTTGTACCTGCTGTCATATACCCAAGTCCACTTAGTATCGAGCCGTCCAAGGACTTGACCCTTTTCAGTAAACAGTGGGAAGCAATGGTTAATCGGACAGTCCAGGCTGCCATGGAAGCTGAAACTTCCTCAATACTTAAGTACTATAGTGCTGTAGAAGCCGAGTTCACGGAGTTTCCAAGTGTATACATGCTGATGCAATGCACACCCGACATAACTTCTCAAGAGTGCAAGATATGTTTGGAAAAAAGCGggacatattttaaaaaacagttTTGGGGACGACAAGGAGGCGAGGTTAGTCGTCCGAGCTGTGTTTTCAGATGGGATCTATATGCTTTCCATGGTGCTTTTGATAATATAACAAGAGTTCCTTTACTTCCTGGAGGTCAGACTCAGAGTCAGGCTCATCCACCTTCAAAGGAAAGTTCTATAAAAGACAAGAAAG GAAGGAGCATTGGGAATGGTGGAATCGTCTCGATAGTTGTTCCTGCTTTGGTTAACATGTTAGTGTTTGTTGGCCTCATCAAACTCTATGCTCGGAGGAGACAATTCAACAACATAATCAATGGCAATG TTGGTACTGCAGAGTACTCTGATGGTCAACTTATGTTACGGTTTGATCTTGGAATGATCTTAATGGCAACCAATGGCTTCTCGTCAGAGAATACGCTTGGCCAAGGTGGATTTGGTACGGTCTATAAG GGGACATTACCAAATGGCCAAGAGATAGCTGTGAAGAGATTAACAAAAGGTTCAGGGCAAGGAGATATGGAGTTTAAGAATGAGGTTTCGCTCTTGACAAGACTCCAACATAAGAACTTGGTTAAGCTTCTTGGGTTCTGTAATGAAGGGGACGAAGAGGTTCTTGTCTATGAGTTTGTCCCCAACTCAAGTCTTGATCACTTTATCTTTG ATGAAGAGAAGCGTTCGTTTCTTACATGGGAGGTGAGGTGCAAAATTATAGAAGGCATTGCTAGAGGCCTTCTTTATCTCCATGAAGATTCTCAGCTGAAGATTATTCATAGAGACTTGAAGGCAAGCAACATACTTTTAGATGCTGAGATGAATCCCAAGGTTGCAGACTTTGGGACAGCTAGATTGTTCCACACTGACGAGACTCGAGCGGAAACAAGACGAATAGCTGGTACACG TGGATATATGGCTCCCGAATACGTTAATCATGGGCAAATCTCAGCTAAATCTGATGTATATAGCTTTGGTGTTATGCTTCTAGAGATGGTAAGTGGTAAAAGAAACAAGAGCTTTGAAGGAGAAGGAGTTGCAGCTTTT GCATGGAAGAGATGGGTTGAAGGAAGGCCTGAAATTATAATTGATCCTTTCTTGGTAGAGAATCCGAGTAACGAGATCATTAAGTTGATCAAGATTGGTTTGTTGTGTGTTCAAGAGAATGCAACAAAGAGACCAACCATGAGCTTAGTAATAGTTTGGCTTGGCAGTGAGAGTCCTATTACTATTCCATTACCTACGGTTTCTGCTTTCACAAGTAATCAATCCCAATCTGAAGATGGTATGATGTCAATGAGCAATGCCTTCACGGAGTTGAGTTTTCGTTGA
- the LOC108827089 gene encoding putative cysteine-rich receptor-like protein kinase 39 isoform X2, whose product MRKVCDVILFSCFLLLVTSVGVEAACDGSLFAVNSTYSENLNSLFSSLASNVTANGGFYNTSTGEGSNKVYGLALCGRGYPKQACVNCVEQAIQESQQRCPNRMKSFRWTTRDSDNASCLVRYANHSVSAKLELFPPTLSDNPLIIEEPKSLKLFRREWEALTNLTMQSATSAPENSSVVLKFYSVVRAEFTEFPNVYMMMQCTPDILSSECNKCLSQCVLNFQNNNWGSQGGAGRLPSCYFRWDLYPICGSSENMTRVSMVSRASTLPQGDTVLQPGNVKKGKGIRNGTIAIIVVPTVINLFVFVGLFIIFDQRRKAYNKNINECFDSDGQSKLRFSIGMILSATNDFSPENKLGQGGFGTVYKGILPNGQEIAVKRLVSGSGQGDTEFKNEVSLLTRLQHKNLVKLLGFCHEGDEEILVYELVPNSSLDHYIFDEEKRSLLTWEVRFKIIEGVARGILYLHEDSQLKIIHRDLKASNILLDAEMNPKVADFGTARLFEEDETRAETRRIAGTR is encoded by the exons ATGAGAAAAGTATGTGATGTAATTCTTTTCTCTTGCTTTCTTCTCCTTGTAACTTCTGTAGGCGTTGAAGCAGCTTGTGATGGCAGTTTATTCGCCGTTAACAGCACTTACAGCGAAAACCTTaactctcttttctcttctcttgcAAGTAACGTCACCGCTAACGGCGGCTTCTACAACACTTCAACCGGAGAAGGCTCCAACAAAGTTTACGGTCTTGCCCTTTGTGGACGAGGCTACCCGAAGCAAGCTTGTGTAAACTGCGTGGAGCAAGCGATTCAAGAATCACAACAAAGATGTCCAAATCGAATGAAATCTTTCAGGTGGACCACTAGAGACAGTGACAATGCTTCTTGTCTCGTACGGTACGCTAATCACTCTGTTTCTGCGAAACTCGAGCTTTTCCCACCTACTTTGTCAGATAATCCGTTAATTATAGAGGAACCTAAGAGCCTTAAGCTTTTTCGACGAGAATGGGAAGCACTGACTAACCTAACAATGCAGTCTGCTACTTCAGCTCCTGAAAATTCATCAGTTGTGCTTAAGTTCTATAGCGTCGTAAGAGCAGAGTTCACAGAATTTCCAAATGTTTACATGATGATGCAATGCACTCCTGACATTTTATCTAGTGAATGCAACAAATGTCTTAGCCAGTGTGTGTTGAACTTTCAAAACAATAACTGGGGAAGTCAGGGCGGTGCAGGACGGCTTCCCAGCTGTTATTTCCGGTGGGATCTTTATCCTATCTgtggatcttctgagaatatgACAAGAGTTTCTATGGTTAGTCGTGCTTCAACTCTTCCTCAAGGAGATACTGTCTTACAACCTGGAAATGTCAAGAAAG GAAAAGGGATTCGGAATGGAACTATCGCGATAATTGTGGTTCCTACGGTTATTAACCTCTTTGTATTTGTTGGTCTTTTCATCATCTTTGATCAGAGGAGAAAGGCCTATAACAAAAACATCAACG AATGCTTTGATTCAGATGGACAATCAAAGTTGCGGTTTAGTATTGGCATGATACTCTCTGCAACCAATGACTTTTCACCTGAAAATAAGCTTGGTCAAGGTGGATTTGGTACTGTCtacaag GGGATTTTACCAAACGGGCAAGAGATAGCGGTGAAGAGATTAGTAAGTGGTTCAGGACAAGGAGATACAGAGTTTAAGAATGAGGTCTCGCTCTTGACAAGACTCCAACATAAGAACTTGGTTAAGCTTCTTGGGTTCTGTCatgaaggagatgaagagaTTCTTGTTTACGAGCTTGTGCCCAATTCTAGTCTTGATCATTATATCTTTG ATGAAGAGAAGCGTTCGCTTCTTACATGGGAGGTGAGGTTCAAGATTATAGAAGGTGTTGCGCGAGGTATTCTTTATCTCCATGAAGATTCTCAGCTGAAGATTATTCACCGAGACTTGAAGGCAAGCAACATCCTTTTAGATGCAGAGATGAACCCTAAAGTTGCAGATTTCGGGACAGCAAGGTTGTTCGAAGAAGATGAAACTCGAGCTGAAACAAGACGGATAGCTGGAACACGGTAA